From Paenibacillus sp. V4I7, one genomic window encodes:
- the ahrC gene encoding transcriptional regulator AhrC/ArgR yields MKGQRHVKIREIITNHEIETQDELVETLRAAGFHVTQATVSRDIKELHLIKVPLDDGRYKYSMPADQRFNPMQRLRRALSDHFVSIDHTDNLVVMKCLPGTANTICALIDNLEWSGVMGTICGDDTILVICRGKENSLTFVNEVMSLLS; encoded by the coding sequence ATGAAAGGTCAAAGGCATGTAAAAATCAGAGAGATTATCACGAACCACGAGATTGAGACACAGGATGAATTGGTGGAGACTCTTCGGGCTGCTGGCTTTCATGTCACACAGGCTACAGTCTCACGCGATATCAAAGAGCTTCATCTGATTAAGGTTCCCTTGGATGATGGCCGATATAAGTACTCCATGCCGGCCGATCAGCGATTTAATCCGATGCAAAGACTGCGTAGAGCATTGAGTGACCATTTTGTTAGCATTGACCATACCGACAATCTTGTCGTGATGAAATGTTTGCCAGGTACGGCAAACACGATTTGCGCACTTATTGATAATCTAGAATGGAGCGGTGTCATGGGGACGATTTGCGGAGATGATACCATTCTTGTGATTTGCCGCGGCAAAGAGAACAGCCTTACTTTTGTAAATGAAGTCATGTCATTACTATCTTAA
- the recN gene encoding DNA repair protein RecN: protein MLTELSIRNLAVIEHVHIRFKAGFHVLTGETGAGKSIIIDALTLIVGGRGSSELVRYGADKAEIEAMFELPSSHPVWHTLTELGISADASEHLLIRREITATGKSSSRINGQLVNLTMLRKTGEWLVNIHGQHEHQSLLNVDEHIHSLDLFGDSEVEAAKKNYQASYDQYIKLQKELRELQETSKQALQMLDLYRFQIDEISAAKLKMGEDETLIEEKRKLANAEKLFQSSSEAYDFLYATNRGLDAAGKAVSRLQDIVQLDPTKLSPLLEQAQSAYYQMEDAAYQLRDYRDGIEFNPSRLDFIEQRLDMITSLRRKYGENIKEILVYLDKIKSEVDTIENKDEHIRKLEDKLAAEEKQLGVAALDLSNLRKGIAEQLAGQIEHELRDLQMERTQFRVQVEQTLDERGILVEGNKVRYSRQGIDQIEFLMAPNPGEPLRGLSKIASGGELSRIMLAMKTIFARIDQIPVLVFDEVDTGVSGRAAQAIAEKISTLSTNCQVFSITHLPQVASFADVHFYIRKEVDQERTFTRVQDMPDSGRIEELARMLGGVEVTETTLHHAGEMLAMARNKKARA from the coding sequence ATGCTTACAGAACTTTCGATTCGTAATTTGGCTGTTATTGAACATGTACATATTCGTTTCAAAGCTGGTTTTCATGTCCTAACAGGCGAAACAGGTGCAGGTAAATCGATCATCATCGATGCTTTAACTCTCATTGTTGGCGGCAGAGGATCTTCGGAGTTGGTACGTTACGGTGCAGACAAAGCAGAGATAGAAGCAATGTTTGAATTACCATCCTCGCATCCGGTTTGGCATACGCTTACAGAACTCGGTATAAGTGCAGATGCCAGTGAGCATTTGCTCATTCGTAGAGAAATCACCGCAACGGGTAAAAGCTCCAGCCGAATTAATGGTCAGCTTGTCAACTTGACAATGCTTCGTAAAACGGGAGAGTGGCTGGTTAATATTCATGGTCAGCATGAGCATCAATCCCTGCTGAATGTAGATGAACATATTCATTCTCTTGATTTATTCGGTGATTCTGAAGTTGAGGCTGCGAAAAAAAACTATCAAGCTAGCTATGATCAATATATAAAGCTGCAAAAAGAGCTGCGAGAGCTTCAAGAAACAAGCAAACAGGCGCTTCAAATGCTAGATTTATATCGTTTTCAAATCGATGAAATTTCGGCTGCAAAGCTCAAAATGGGGGAAGATGAGACCTTAATCGAAGAGAAGAGAAAATTGGCTAACGCGGAAAAATTATTTCAAAGCTCTTCCGAGGCTTATGATTTCCTCTATGCCACGAACCGTGGCTTAGATGCGGCCGGAAAGGCAGTTTCCAGACTTCAGGATATCGTTCAACTCGATCCAACGAAGCTAAGTCCTCTTCTTGAGCAGGCGCAATCCGCTTATTATCAGATGGAAGACGCAGCTTATCAACTGCGCGACTATCGAGATGGCATCGAGTTTAACCCTTCACGTTTGGATTTTATTGAACAAAGATTAGATATGATCACGTCTCTTAGGCGAAAATATGGAGAGAATATTAAAGAAATACTCGTTTATTTGGATAAAATAAAAAGCGAAGTCGATACCATTGAAAATAAAGATGAGCATATTCGCAAATTAGAGGACAAGCTTGCGGCCGAAGAAAAGCAGTTGGGCGTGGCGGCTTTGGATCTTTCCAATTTGCGCAAAGGAATTGCTGAACAGCTTGCAGGTCAAATTGAGCATGAACTTCGTGATCTACAGATGGAACGCACGCAGTTCCGTGTACAAGTGGAACAAACACTTGACGAACGAGGCATTCTTGTTGAAGGTAACAAAGTACGGTACTCACGGCAAGGAATCGATCAAATTGAATTTCTCATGGCACCCAATCCTGGAGAGCCTTTACGCGGTCTTAGTAAAATTGCTTCTGGCGGGGAGCTCTCTCGTATTATGCTCGCGATGAAAACAATATTTGCACGTATTGATCAAATTCCTGTACTTGTTTTCGACGAAGTGGATACAGGTGTAAGTGGCCGCGCGGCGCAAGCTATTGCAGAAAAAATATCTACTTTGTCGACAAATTGCCAAGTTTTCTCGATTACACATTTACCACAAGTGGCTAGTTTCGCTGATGTTCATTTCTATATTCGGAAAGAAGTGGATCAAGAACGAACGTTTACACGTGTTCAAGATATGCCTGATTCTGGACGAATTGAGGAATTAGCGAGAATGCTTGGCGGTGTCGAAGTGACGGAAACCACACTGCATCATGCAGGGGAAATGCTTGCCATGGCAAGAAATAAGAAAGCAAGGGCATGA
- the spoIVB gene encoding SpoIVB peptidase yields MQSSKRKRLFGLLLVFFVCMVSLSPPFQSFASFPQELRLFSGQGKQLQLTMPVNAQVTVKDTDIVKVNGNAKHSFQVNLKEPISLQSDHSGQTEMKLKLFGAIPIKTVKVNVVPDLKVIPGGQTIGVKIKSAGILVVGHHLVTVAQDQKVSPGEEAKIQVGDLITKINGKDSKDVSKVADLVAKSGENKTPLELKILRNNEEIIVKLQPVYDVVDKSYRLGLYIRDSAAGVGTLTFYAPDQGVYGALGHVITDMDTQTPIIVGDGDIVYSNVTSISKSHNGDPGEKHATLYKDSKVIGNIERNTAFGIFGKMYAAPDHSLDKEAIPVAFAEEVKEGPAQIYTVVEGQKVEKFDIQVVHVSKQDIPGTKGMVIKITDPRLLDKTGGIVQGMSGSPIIQNGKLIGAVTHVFVNDPTSGYGCFIEWMLQDSGIILRPSSGASHKESKAS; encoded by the coding sequence TTGCAATCCAGCAAAAGAAAAAGATTGTTCGGACTCCTGCTCGTCTTCTTCGTTTGTATGGTAAGTTTGTCTCCGCCTTTTCAAAGCTTTGCCTCCTTCCCTCAGGAACTTCGCTTATTCAGCGGTCAGGGGAAGCAGCTCCAATTAACAATGCCGGTCAACGCCCAAGTCACGGTAAAAGATACGGATATTGTAAAGGTAAACGGCAATGCCAAGCACTCATTTCAAGTTAATTTGAAAGAACCCATCTCGTTGCAATCCGATCACTCTGGGCAAACAGAAATGAAGCTCAAGCTATTCGGTGCAATCCCCATCAAGACAGTTAAGGTCAATGTAGTGCCGGATTTGAAAGTCATCCCAGGTGGTCAAACGATCGGTGTGAAAATTAAGTCTGCCGGTATTTTGGTCGTAGGTCATCATTTAGTAACTGTTGCCCAAGACCAAAAAGTTTCACCTGGTGAAGAAGCGAAAATTCAAGTAGGTGATTTAATTACTAAGATCAATGGCAAAGATTCTAAGGATGTTAGTAAAGTTGCTGATCTTGTAGCCAAATCCGGAGAAAACAAAACACCGCTGGAGCTAAAAATCCTTCGTAACAATGAAGAAATTATTGTGAAGCTGCAGCCCGTCTATGACGTCGTAGATAAGTCCTATCGCTTAGGTCTGTACATTCGGGATTCAGCTGCGGGTGTTGGTACTCTAACCTTCTACGCACCAGATCAAGGCGTATACGGGGCATTGGGACATGTTATCACGGATATGGATACCCAAACGCCAATCATCGTTGGTGACGGCGATATTGTGTATTCTAATGTCACCTCTATTTCTAAGAGTCATAACGGAGATCCAGGTGAGAAACATGCTACCTTGTACAAAGATAGTAAAGTGATTGGTAATATCGAAAGAAACACGGCATTTGGTATTTTTGGAAAAATGTATGCTGCTCCTGACCATAGCTTGGATAAAGAAGCCATACCTGTTGCTTTCGCTGAAGAAGTGAAAGAAGGCCCTGCTCAAATTTATACGGTTGTGGAAGGGCAGAAGGTCGAGAAATTTGACATTCAAGTTGTCCATGTATCCAAACAAGACATACCAGGAACAAAAGGTATGGTGATTAAAATCACGGATCCGCGATTATTAGATAAAACAGGCGGTATTGTTCAAGGGATGAGTGGCAGCCCTATTATCCAGAATGGCAAGTTAATCGGAGCCGTTACACATGTATTTGTAAATGATCCTACAAGTGGTTACGGTTGTTTCATAGAATGGATGCTTCAGGACTCAGGTATTATCCTTAGACCTTCTTCAGGAGCCTCTCACAAAGAATCAAAGGCGAGCTAG
- the spo0A gene encoding sporulation transcription factor Spo0A, whose product MQKIQVLLADDNREFTHLLSEFIGEQEDMEIVGVAYNGNEVLRFLEQQRDLPDVLILDIIMPHLDGLGVLEKMREMNLPTQPKIIMLTAFGQENITQKAVQLGASYYILKPFDMDTLTNRIRQLVGNNQASATTSTTRANIVHMPKGKNLDANITSIIHEIGVPAHIKGYQYLREAITMVYNNIEILGAITKTLYPAIAEKYKTTPSRVERAIRHAIEVAWTRGNIDSISFIFGYTINISKSKPTNSEFIAMVADKLRIEHKVS is encoded by the coding sequence TTGCAAAAAATTCAAGTGTTACTAGCAGATGACAATCGTGAGTTTACCCATTTATTATCAGAGTTCATTGGTGAGCAAGAGGATATGGAAATTGTAGGAGTGGCGTACAACGGTAACGAGGTTCTTCGTTTTCTTGAACAACAACGTGATTTGCCGGATGTACTCATTTTAGATATTATTATGCCTCACTTGGATGGTCTGGGTGTACTTGAGAAAATGCGTGAGATGAATCTTCCCACACAACCGAAAATCATCATGCTAACCGCTTTTGGACAAGAAAATATCACTCAAAAAGCTGTGCAACTTGGAGCCTCTTACTACATTCTCAAGCCTTTTGATATGGATACGCTAACGAACCGAATTCGCCAGCTTGTTGGTAACAATCAAGCTTCCGCAACGACTTCAACAACACGAGCAAATATTGTACATATGCCTAAAGGTAAAAACTTAGATGCTAATATCACCAGCATCATACATGAAATTGGCGTTCCTGCGCATATTAAAGGATATCAATATCTTCGCGAAGCGATCACGATGGTATACAACAATATCGAAATCCTTGGTGCGATCACCAAAACTTTGTACCCAGCTATAGCTGAGAAGTACAAGACTACACCAAGCCGCGTTGAGCGCGCCATCCGTCATGCGATTGAAGTTGCTTGGACGCGCGGCAACATCGATTCCATCTCGTTTATTTTCGGATATACGATTAACATCTCGAAGTCCAAACCGACAAATTCGGAGTTCATCGCGATGGTGGCAGATAAGCTTCGCATCGAGCATAAGGTTTCTTGA
- a CDS encoding helix-turn-helix domain-containing protein: MKYELGRCLLSERLIESNMTAFELARTLLYKPERITDFVENKRIMPLKSAISIADTLGCDVNDLYELVTIESNVLNG, from the coding sequence ATGAAATATGAGCTCGGTCGTTGCCTGCTTAGTGAGCGATTAATTGAATCCAACATGACTGCCTTTGAACTCGCTCGAACTTTGCTATACAAGCCAGAGCGGATTACCGACTTTGTTGAAAACAAAAGAATCATGCCGCTTAAGTCTGCTATATCTATCGCTGACACCTTGGGGTGTGACGTGAATGATTTGTATGAATTGGTCACGATTGAGTCTAACGTTTTGAATGGATGA
- a CDS encoding YjcZ family sporulation protein produces MSCGTGVGYTSSAAILVLFILLVIITSAFVW; encoded by the coding sequence ATGAGTTGTGGAACTGGCGTAGGTTATACTTCTTCAGCAGCAATCTTGGTACTATTCATTTTACTGGTTATCATCACTAGCGCTTTTGTTTGGTAA
- a CDS encoding MBL fold metallo-hydrolase: MLTSIVVGIMCVIVLFMNVYPVFGRKPSKEKARVFSRSSQYLNGKFENPVPTMMNMGFRNTVGILLDFAKSSPNRRPKTQFAMENPNLTKDLETKVTWFGHSASLLTIDGKALLLDPMFGKAPSPFPWFGKGRYSGGLPFEIAQLPVIDAVILSHDHYDHLDYGTIMKIKHKVNKFFVPLGVADHLIRWGVLPEKIEEYDWWEEFTFEGLTLACTPAIHFSGRSMTDRGATLWCSWVIKGKQAGIFFSGDSGYSPHFKEIGLKYGPFDLTLMECGQYDDRWSDIHMMPEETVQAHMDVKGELMIPIHWGAFTLALHDWTDPVERATRAAHASKVSIVTPKIGQTVIVNAADYPIETWWK, from the coding sequence ATATTGACGAGTATCGTAGTGGGAATTATGTGCGTTATTGTACTTTTTATGAATGTTTATCCTGTTTTTGGTCGGAAACCATCGAAGGAGAAGGCTCGCGTATTCTCTCGATCCTCTCAGTATTTGAATGGGAAATTCGAAAACCCTGTTCCTACCATGATGAATATGGGCTTCAGGAATACGGTCGGGATCTTGCTTGATTTTGCGAAAAGCAGTCCTAATCGACGTCCAAAGACGCAATTTGCGATGGAAAACCCTAATTTGACCAAGGATCTGGAAACAAAAGTGACTTGGTTTGGTCATTCGGCTTCCTTGTTAACGATTGATGGCAAAGCCCTATTATTAGATCCCATGTTCGGGAAAGCTCCTTCGCCGTTTCCATGGTTTGGGAAGGGAAGATATAGCGGTGGATTGCCTTTTGAAATAGCGCAGCTGCCCGTGATTGATGCTGTTATTTTGTCACACGACCATTATGATCATTTGGATTATGGAACGATAATGAAAATAAAGCATAAAGTGAACAAGTTTTTTGTCCCGCTTGGGGTTGCCGATCATCTGATCAGATGGGGGGTGCTGCCTGAGAAGATCGAAGAGTATGATTGGTGGGAAGAGTTTACGTTTGAAGGTCTAACGTTGGCCTGTACGCCAGCTATACACTTTTCGGGGAGAAGTATGACGGATCGCGGTGCTACCTTATGGTGCTCGTGGGTGATCAAAGGAAAGCAGGCGGGCATCTTCTTCAGTGGCGATAGTGGGTATTCCCCTCATTTCAAAGAAATTGGGCTTAAGTATGGTCCGTTCGATCTTACTCTGATGGAGTGCGGTCAATACGATGATCGCTGGTCTGATATTCATATGATGCCGGAAGAAACGGTTCAAGCCCATATGGATGTGAAAGGGGAGCTGATGATACCGATACATTGGGGAGCATTCACGCTGGCCTTACATGACTGGACAGATCCGGTAGAGCGTGCTACAAGGGCAGCGCATGCTAGTAAAGTATCAATTGTCACACCGAAAATAGGTCAAACTGTTATTGTGAATGCCGCGGATTATCCGATAGAAACTTGGTGGAAGTAG
- a CDS encoding SRPBCC family protein — protein sequence MPTIRQELLIHAPIEVCFDLARSIDIHAESTSHTKERAIAGRIQGLIEHGETVTWEAYHLGIKQQLTAQITEMVKPYYFVDEMVRGAFKRFRHTHEFVTVEQGTLMVDTFDYTSPFGGLGRLADHLFLAKYMTRFLEKRNNYVKKIAEETANSASSAR from the coding sequence ATGCCAACAATACGACAGGAGTTACTTATTCATGCACCTATTGAAGTGTGTTTTGATTTGGCAAGGAGTATAGATATCCATGCAGAATCAACCTCTCATACGAAGGAACGAGCGATAGCAGGCAGGATACAGGGGTTGATTGAGCATGGAGAAACAGTGACTTGGGAAGCTTATCATTTAGGTATTAAGCAGCAATTGACTGCCCAGATTACAGAGATGGTGAAGCCGTATTACTTTGTAGATGAAATGGTTAGAGGGGCGTTCAAGCGATTTCGTCATACACATGAATTTGTAACTGTAGAGCAAGGCACTTTGATGGTGGATACGTTTGATTACACTTCACCTTTTGGAGGATTGGGGAGGCTTGCCGATCACTTGTTTTTAGCAAAGTATATGACTCGATTTCTTGAAAAGCGTAATAACTACGTGAAGAAGATTGCCGAAGAGACTGCGAACTCTGCAAGCTCTGCAAGGTAA
- a CDS encoding guanylate kinase, with amino-acid sequence MSSHETNGLVFVFTGTSGSGRKTIAHHIAKELGFSSVVSYTTRIPRPKEINGKDYNFISRKVFIDSDIAGEFFQTVEIDGNFYGIKKADIDEALRKDGLIYVIVNRYAANRFKYTFGDRAIRLFIYVNKQTIMERMLARNTPTDVIDHYMNHYIEEVSYRKDCEYVFENMNLQESIDKVKATMLAHMQTTTS; translated from the coding sequence ATGAGCAGTCATGAAACGAATGGATTGGTGTTTGTCTTTACTGGCACTAGCGGTTCTGGTCGTAAAACAATTGCCCATCACATTGCCAAAGAGCTTGGTTTCTCATCTGTCGTCTCCTACACAACTCGAATACCTAGACCCAAAGAAATCAACGGGAAGGATTATAATTTCATCTCACGCAAAGTGTTCATCGATAGTGACATTGCAGGTGAATTTTTTCAAACTGTTGAAATTGACGGGAATTTCTATGGGATCAAGAAAGCGGACATCGATGAAGCGCTTCGCAAAGACGGACTTATCTATGTCATTGTGAATCGTTATGCAGCTAATCGTTTCAAGTATACATTTGGAGATAGAGCTATCCGCTTGTTCATCTATGTCAACAAACAAACGATCATGGAACGCATGCTTGCTCGAAATACGCCTACTGACGTCATTGACCACTACATGAACCACTACATAGAGGAAGTCTCCTACCGCAAGGATTGTGAGTATGTTTTTGAGAATATGAATTTACAAGAATCGATCGACAAGGTGAAGGCAACCATGCTCGCTCACATGCAAACTACAACAAGTTAA
- the cobJ gene encoding precorrin-3B C(17)-methyltransferase, which produces MSGKLLIIGFGPGSFEHITKRAREAIQESEVIIGYNTYVDLISGLLTEQQVVRTGMTEEVSRAQEAVRQAKQGKKVAVISSGDAGVYGMAGLVYEVLMEQGWTREDGVQVEVIPGISAVHSAGSLLGAPIMHDSCTISLSDHLTPWELIAKRVDAAGMADFVIALYNPRSGRRTRQIVETQRILLKYRSPLTPVGIVKSAYRDREHVVVTTLADMLNHDIGMLTTIIIGNSATKLYDGLMITPRGYQRKYTLGAETQPLKPHQRLKSEAEPWALEQLDEQDWDESMGEFDDEDELLDDKITENRDLSQLKSSPILSPSNSLQLAIEALQLVSKGNEELPFEFDNKLTATQSIFEFAVSPGIANKKLTAAQLCALGEIVGDRGDIEYSPHHQLIVRVQTDNPKQITSELSALGLLLSPIGDVAQIKACDFCNLEKGESIPYAEAIHHRIGHLEVPKELKIGFNGCGMACYGAVQQDIGIVYRKEKFDLFLGGKTVGRNAHAAQPVAEGIDPGELVELVGRIVERYQKEGHPNERFHKFFKRVKEIEGYRHQEMVGFVIENAICGD; this is translated from the coding sequence TTGTCAGGAAAACTGCTCATTATTGGCTTTGGGCCGGGGAGTTTTGAACATATTACGAAGCGTGCAAGGGAAGCGATTCAGGAAAGTGAAGTTATCATCGGATATAACACCTATGTGGATCTTATCTCAGGTCTGTTAACCGAACAGCAAGTAGTTCGAACAGGCATGACGGAAGAAGTGAGTCGTGCGCAAGAGGCTGTGCGGCAAGCCAAGCAGGGGAAGAAGGTTGCCGTTATTTCCAGTGGAGATGCCGGGGTATATGGGATGGCCGGTCTTGTCTATGAGGTATTGATGGAACAAGGCTGGACCCGTGAGGATGGCGTTCAAGTAGAAGTGATTCCTGGCATTTCAGCTGTTCATTCGGCTGGATCTCTGCTAGGCGCTCCAATTATGCATGATTCTTGCACGATTAGCTTAAGTGATCATCTTACACCATGGGAGCTGATAGCGAAGCGGGTTGATGCAGCAGGGATGGCTGATTTCGTTATTGCCCTCTATAACCCGCGAAGCGGTAGACGGACCAGACAAATCGTTGAGACTCAGCGCATTCTCCTTAAGTATCGTTCTCCTTTAACACCTGTTGGGATTGTCAAAAGCGCGTATCGAGATCGCGAGCATGTTGTTGTGACGACATTGGCTGATATGCTGAATCATGATATTGGCATGTTAACGACCATTATTATTGGTAATTCCGCAACCAAGCTGTATGACGGTCTCATGATTACACCGCGCGGTTATCAGCGGAAATACACATTAGGGGCCGAAACACAGCCGCTTAAACCACATCAAAGGTTGAAATCCGAGGCTGAGCCTTGGGCTTTGGAACAATTGGATGAGCAGGATTGGGATGAATCCATGGGGGAGTTCGACGATGAAGATGAACTCTTGGATGATAAGATTACTGAAAATAGAGATCTTTCACAGCTGAAGTCATCACCGATTTTGTCACCTAGTAATTCCTTACAGCTTGCAATAGAAGCCTTGCAGCTAGTATCCAAAGGGAATGAAGAGTTGCCTTTTGAATTTGACAATAAGCTGACTGCGACCCAATCTATCTTTGAGTTTGCAGTAAGCCCCGGAATCGCGAATAAAAAGTTAACAGCAGCCCAACTGTGTGCGTTAGGCGAGATTGTTGGGGATCGTGGAGATATTGAATACTCACCGCATCATCAACTGATTGTTCGTGTGCAAACCGATAACCCTAAGCAGATTACATCCGAGCTAAGTGCACTTGGTTTATTGTTGTCTCCGATTGGCGATGTTGCGCAAATCAAAGCATGCGACTTTTGTAATTTGGAAAAAGGTGAATCTATTCCTTATGCGGAAGCCATCCATCACCGAATTGGCCATCTAGAAGTACCTAAAGAGTTGAAAATTGGGTTCAATGGGTGTGGAATGGCTTGTTATGGGGCTGTTCAGCAAGATATCGGCATCGTCTACCGTAAAGAGAAATTTGATCTGTTTCTTGGCGGAAAAACGGTAGGTCGAAATGCGCATGCGGCTCAGCCCGTTGCAGAAGGAATTGACCCTGGGGAGCTTGTCGAATTAGTTGGCAGGATTGTAGAACGTTACCAAAAAGAAGGACATCCGAATGAACGGTTTCATAAATTTTTCAAGCGTGTTAAAGAAATTGAAGGCTACCGCCATCAAGAAATGGTAGGTTTCGTTATCGAAAATGCCATTTGCGGCGATTAG